The DNA sequence CGCTGAGGGGTTTTCGTGCGTTCCGGCCCTACGTCACCGACTCCCTTACCGGTAATAGACAGCACAAGGGACGGACGGGCAGCGGCGAGTTCCTGCCCGTCCGCCTACTAAGGGAGTTACACGCATGGCGAAGCGGTCGATTTGGGCGGGCGACGAAGAGAACAAGCCGAAGAAGCGCGAGACGTACGCGGACGACACCGTTGGCCGGCTGCACTCCGGCTACTCGGAGAAGAACGAAAAGGGGAACCTTGTCCCCGTGGCGCTGAGTGAGTGGCGCTTTTCCACGGGTGAGAAGACCGTTGCTGACGCCGTTGCCCAGCTCTTCGGCGGTACCCCCGTTGAGGATGACGAGTCGACGTCTGAGAACTTCATCGACGTTTTCACGTCCAAGGATCGCATTCCCGTGATCCTTGAGGCGGACGGCATCGACTGGGACATGAAGCTCTGGTGGAACGGCAAGCTCAAGCACCACTGCGACGGCTTCGACTTCCTGTCGCACAAGGACGAAGACATGATCGGTCAGCCGTGCGGTTGCCCGACCCTCTTTGATGAGCGGAAGGCAGCGGCGAAGGAGGGCGACGCCCCGAACCCTGCGCAGACTGTCACGTTCCAGCTCGCTGACGACCCGGAGCTTGGCAAGTTCAAGTTCCAGACTGGTTCGTGGACGCTCTTCAAGGTCATTCACGAAGCCGAAGACGCCCTAGAGCGCATCGGCAAGGGTGGCCCGGTTCTCGCTTACCTTGAGCTTGAGCTTGTGGAGTACACGCCGAAGAAGGGCCCGATGCGGAACAAGCTTGTGTCGTATTACAAGCCCGTCATCAACGTCGCGAAGTCCTTCAACGACGCCGTTGCCGACTAGTGGCGCGTCTGGAACCCGCGTCCCGGGAAGCCTGGGCGCGCGTGATGCGTGGCGCTTCTGACGACGCCGTGAAGGTCCCCCTGTGGGAGTACCCGCCGGAAGCACGGGTTGCGATTCTCCGTGAGCGGCGCGTCAGGTTCGGCGTACAGACGGCAGACGACTTCGATCCGGAGTACCACTAGTGGGGCAGCGGGGAACGGTCACCGATTACGCGGGCGAAAGGCTGTACGTCGGTGACCTGATCAACTATGCGACCCGTTGCGGGAACGGCACACGTGCGGCTGACGCGGTTATTCGGGAAATCGAGATCCGGCGCTTCGAGGGGAAGCGAATTCCGTTCCTGAAGGTCCAGCCGACCGGCACCGAATCCCGCGACGGACTGACGGAGCGCAAGTCACTGCGCAAGGAATGGATAGGCACCGATCACGTGCGGCTTCTGAGAAGCAACGTGACCGGACAACGGAACGGCTGACACGACACACACACGCCCCGGGCGGAGCACTGCGCTTCGTACCGGGGCTTGTCGTCGTCTCAACCCACTCACGTGAGTAGGTAAGGGATGGAACGCAAGATCACGGTAGCCAATGCCCCCGCGCTGGGAGACCTTCGCGCCATGGGCAGGGGCGACACCGTATGGATTCACGCGAACGCCGAGACACGCAAGGACTGGGCGCGATACAGCGACGCTCTTGCCGCTGCGGTAACCCGTGGGGCTGACGTACGCCGACGCTGGGGGATTTGATGCGCCACGAACCGAAGTGCTCTTGTCAGCCGTGCCGGAACAAGCGCCGGAAGTCGTACATCAAGGACTACTACCGGAAGTTGCCGAAGGACAAGCGTCACACACTGAGTCAGAAGCGTCGAGCGACGGCGTACGGGGTCGAGCACGCCGAGTATTCCCGCACTGAGGTCATGCGCCGTTGGTCGTACCGCTGCGCCTACTGCGATGCACGGGCGGAGCACCTTGACCACGTTCACCCGCTCAGCAAGGGCGGCGCTGACGCCGAACACAACATGCTTCCGGCGTGCGCGAAGTGCAACCTGTCGAAGGGCGCGAAGACGCTTGCCCAGTGGGCGGAGTCGTTCTAGTGCCTGGGATGCTGCGCAACAGTCGTCACGTGGGCTACCGGACGTGCGACAGGTGCAAGAACTGTTACGACGGGAAGCGCGACACTCGGCTTTGGCGGAAGGCCACACGCAAGCGAGAAGAGCGGGCATGGCGACGCGCGCCGGCTGACTAGGTCACCGACTCCCTTACGGGTCCACGAGAGACAAACGAAAGGTGTCGACCGTGGACTTCGTGAGCTTGCTGGGCCGATTCAAGGACGTCAGCGAAGAGCCAGACGGCGGGTATCTGGCCGCGTGTCCGGCGCACAACGACTCGCGTCCGTCGCTCCGGATATGGCGGGGGGACGACGACAAGGTTCGCCTGTCGTGCCGCGCCGGATGCAAGACGGAGCGCGTGAAGGATGCCGCCGGGCTTGCCTGGGCTGACCTGTTCGACGTGACCGGCGACGGCATGACCGTGCCGAAGGAAAAGCCGAAGATGGTTGGTGCCGGGTCGGTTGCGGCGCTCCGCATGTGGTTGACGTCGCTGCCCCTGGGGGATGGCACGTACGCTGCTGACCGGTTCGGCATCAACCCAACTGAGGCTGAGCGCCTGGGACTTCGCTTCTCGGCTCCGTATACGGGTGACCGACTCGACTATGACGGGCCCGACTTCGTGTCGCTGAGCTTCGCGCGGTACCCCCGGCTTGTCGTGCCGCTGAACGGTTTCGACGGTGTGACCCGTGGCGCTCAGGGGCGTGACCTCAGCGGCAAGTGCCCGGGGCGTTGGCTGAGCCTGAGCAACCCGGAAGGGCAGCGCTGGGCCCCGTACGGCGTGTTCCGTGGCGAGTCCGGTTACGGGGTTATCCTGCTCACTGAGGGGCCCGGAGACGCGCTTACAGCGGTTTCGGTCGGGTACGACGCCGTTGCCGTTCGGGGCGCTTCTCTCGTCAACAACCCTGAGCTTGTGGCCGAGTTGGCCGAAGGGCTTCGCGGCTATCAGGTGATCGTGTGCGGTGACAGCGACACGGCCGGCCAGGGGTTCACGCTGCGCCTTTCCGAAGGGCTTGCCGCGCACGGCATCGACACGTACGCGCTGAACACCCAGGGCGACGACCTTACGGATTGGCGCGAGTCGAACCCGGCGGCGTTCCCATCCGCTCTTCACGCTGCGGTCAAGTCGGCTCGACCGGTCAAGGATCGCGTCCAGGTCGAGGCGGAGCACCGTAAGGCGGAAGTCGCGCACCGTACCGGCGCTGTCCAGGTGTCGAGTGATCAGGGCACCGAAGCGGCGCGCATCCTGGGCGAGTTGGTCAACACGTACGGCGAAGACGCTGACGCGATGAACGCCTATGCGTTGGTTGCGTGGACTGACGGCAGGATCAAGTACGCCCCGGGACTGGGGTACTTCGTGTGGGACGGTACGACGTGGATGAAGAGCGCTACGCGCGTGCGTCAGGAGATTCACGCCATGGGCGCGGCTCTTGTGCTCACCGGGTACACGAAGGAAGCGCGCGGCTTCACCATGACGTCGAAGATCAACAACCTTCTGGAAGAGCTGCGCAGCGTGCCCAGCGTGTACGTGGACGCTGAGGAATTCGACGCGAAGCCGTACCTGTTGAGCTTCACGAACGGCGTTGTGGACCTTCGCACGGGGAAGCTCCGCGCGCACGATAAAGCCGACATGCTGACCGTGACGCTGCCGATCGAATACGACCCCAACGCCCAGGCTCCGCGATGGGAACAGTTCATCACGGAGATTTTCCCGGGCAACGCCGATCTTGTGGATTACGTACAGCGGCTTGTCGGGTACGGCATTACCGGCAACACGAGTGAGCAGTGTTTTGCCGTTCTGTGGGGCAAGGGTGCCAACGGAAAATCGGTGTTCACGGAGACACTGACGGACGTGTTCGGCCGGATCACGAAGACGACCCCGTTCGCAACGTTTGAGGACAAGGCCGGCGGGGGCGGCATTCCGAACGACCTTGCGGCGCTCCGTGGTGCGCGTCTCGTCATGGCGTCCGAAGGCGAGTCGGGCAAGCCCATGTCGGAAGCCGTCCTGAAGCGCGTGACAGGCAAGGACAAGGTCACGGCAAGGTTTTTGCGCCAAGAGTTCTTCACCTTCTCCCCCACGTTCTTGATCATGCTTGCCACGAACCACAAGCCAAAATTCCGGTCGCAGGACGAAGGGCTTTGGCGACGCGTGAAATTGATCCCGTTCGCCCGGTACTTCGCGCCGGAAGAGCGGGATTACGACCTTGACAGGAAGCTTCGCGCTGAGGCTGCGGGCATCGTGGCATGGGCTGTTCGTGGCGCTGTCGAGTGGTACGCGAAGGGACTGAAGGACCCTGTCAGCATCTCAGCGGCTACGAAGGAGTACCGGGCGACGTCTGACGCGTTGGCGGGCTTCTTCCCGGGCGTGCTCGAAACGGCTGACGACTCCGCTGTGATGCCGGGCGCTGACGCCTACAACGCCTATCGCGATTGGTGCGAGGCTGAAGGGCTGAAGTCGACTGAGGTTTGGTCGCGGAAGGCGTTCTACGGAGCCATGGAAGAGCGCAACGTATCGAAGATGAAGACGCGTAGCGGGATCGCCCTTGTGGGCGTGCGGGTGGCTGACGCACCTGTTGCCGCTACCGGTCCGGGCATCTTCGCTAAGGACTGACCCGGAGCCCCAGCCTACTCACATGAGTGGGCTGGGGCTTTTCGCGTTGCGGAGCAAGTCACCGACTCCCTTCTAGGCAGACAAAGGGAGGATTCAAGGTGGCAATCCTAGAACTGTGCGCGGGATACGGCGGATTGGGCATAGCCGTTGAAGCGCTCACCGGAGACAAGGTCACGGTCGTCGCTGAGGTACACAAGGCGGCGTGCGAAGTCATGGCGTACCGATTCCCGGACGCGCCGAACATCGGTGACGTACAGCAAGCGCGCTGGGAAGACCTTCGCGGCGAAGTCGACACGATCACGGCGGGCTTCCCCTGCCAAGACATCAGCAACGCGGGCAAGCGAGAGGGAATCCAGGGTGAGCGCAGCGGGATTTGGTTCAACATCGCTGAAGGAATTCGGGTCATTCGACCCCGATACGTCTACCTGGAAAACGTTGGAGCGATCCGAAATCGGGGACAAGCGGCAGTGCTCAGTTCGCTTTCCGAAATCGGGTATGACGCGGTCTGGACAGCTATTCGAGCTAGTGACATCGGAGCCCCGCACGAAAGGCTCCGATGGTTCTGTGTTGCCACTCCTTCCGACCCCAACGGTTTCTGACGCCGATCGAGGACCGGACTACGCGAAGGCGGACCGACCCGGGGCGGGCGGGGACGACCTTGTGACGGCAGTGGCGAAGCTCTTCCCGCGCGACCGTGCCGACACGCTGTTCAAGACGCCTACGGCGAACCTTGGTTCCAACGGCTCCGCCCAGCACCCGGACAAGCGGAAGGCTGGGGGGCACGGCCCGACCCTCGAAGACGAAGTGTGTTTCCTGCTGAACGTGACGCCGGAAGACACGCTGCCGGACGACGGGCCGCATTCGCCGGCTGAGTGGTGGGGCCCGTTCGCGCGCGCTGTGTACCGATGGGAGACGATCCGGCAGACAGCGGCACCCGTACCCATCATCCGGGGCCCCAGGGGCGGCGTGAAGCTCTCTCCGGAGTTCGCTGAGTGGCTTATGGGGCTCGATCCCGGGTGGGTCACGGCGGTACCGGGGCTCACGCACAAAGAGAAGTTGGAGCGCATCGGCAACGGCGTTGTACCGCATCAAGCCTTCGCGGCGTTCCGGGAGTTGAAGGCGACGTTGGACGCACGGAACGGGGGCGCGTGATGGAGCACGAAGACGGGTGTGAGTGCGCCCCGTGCGGGACGTTGGTCATGGGCCCGTTTCCCGACTGGGAACCGACGCCCTTGCCGGACGGCGTGACGGGACGGTGTGTGTTCTGTAAGCGTGACGGGCAACTCGCCTACTACACGGCGTTGGGCATGTCCGTTGGGATGTGCTGTCAGCGGTAGATAGTCACCGACTCCCTTCGTGGCACTTGACAGCTACGAAGGGAGTCGCCCCGTGATCCATTACGGGCACAAGGTCAACGGTGAGCCGATCACGGTTTTCGTTCCGGAGACTGACGCTGATCTTCGCGCCTTCATGCACTGGGCGCGCAACAAACCGGAACTCGCGCTTGACACGGAAACCACGGGGCTCGACATCTACGCCCCGAATTACCGTCTGCGCACAGTGCAATTCGGCACCACGCATGAAGCATGGGTCATCCATTACGAACTGGGCGGGCGCTTCAAGGAAGCTGCCGATTACGTTCTCAAGCACTGCCCGCGCTTCCTGATTCACAACGCAATGTTTGACTGGCTTGTGTTGGACGCGCATTCGGGCGTGACCCTGGAATCTCTCGCGCCGCGAACCGTAGATACGAAGATCAAAGCAACTTTGATCGACCCGCGTCAGCCCCAGGAAGGCGGCATTGGGACCGGCCTCAAGCCCCTCAGCGCGTTCTACGTCGACCCGACTGCCCCAGACACCCAGGGCGATCTAACGGCGGTCTTCCGGTCGCTGGGGCTCACGAAAGCAACCGGCTTCGCGGGCATCGACCTTCGGCACCCGACTTACAACCTGTACGCCGGGCTTGACGTCATCTACACGGCACGGCTGAACCCTGCCCTTGACGCCGAACACAAGCGGCTGAGTATCCGCCCGACGTTGCTTGAGTACGAACACGAGATCGCCTACATGTGCGCGGTCATGCAGCGGGCCGGCCTAGTGCTCGACCTTGAGTATGTGGACACTCTCCGGCGGATGCTCCGCGAAGAAGAAGAGAAGTACGCGTACATAGCGGCGAGTTGGGGCGTCGACTCCGTCAACTCCGGCGCTCAGGTGTCGGAAGCGTTGCTTGCCATGGGCGAGACGCTGACACAGACAACTGACGGCGGAGCGCTGAAGGTTGACAAAGCCGTCTTGCTGCCGTTGGCGGACCTTGACCGGGACTGGGACCGTATCGGGGCGCGTGCGCCTAACCCGTTGGCCGAAGCCGTCCTTCGTGCGAAGCGCGCTGGGAAGTGGGTCACGTCGTACGCGGACAAGTTCGCGAACAACCACGACGCCAACGGGCGCATCCACCCGACTTTCAACACTCTTCAGGCGCGCACGGGGCGCATGTCGATTTCGGGTGACTTCGCGGCTCAAACGCTGCCGTCTTCGGACTGGATGATTCGCCGCGCAATCCTGGGCGACGAAGAAAACCACATCGTCGGGTCCGTCGACTTCCAGGCAATCGAAATGCGCGTGTTGGCTGCACTGGCCGACGTGAAGCGCATGAAGGCTGGATTCTGCGACCCGGACCCGGACCCGGCGCTGTACCCGGACGGCTTCGATATCCACATGTACACGGCACGGCTCATCAAGGGTGCCGCTGCCACGGGGCGGGATCGGAAGGTCTTCAAGGGGGCAGGCTTCGGCAAGGTCTACGGGGGCGGCGTCGCCACGATCGCTCGACAGACCGGAGCGACCGAAGCGGAGATTGCCCGTGCGGTTGCTGAGTATGACCGCGTGTTCCCGGAGATCAAGCGCGCGTCGTCGCGTTGGCAGCGGGAAGCGCGCAACACGGGGCTTGTCACTGTCTCCGTGACCGGTCGCCGGCTCCCGCTCGACCGACACCGTACGTATGCGGTCGTGAACTACCAGTGCCAGTCAGCGGCGCGTGACGTCCTGGGGCAAGCCATGCTCAACATGCGCGACGCCGGGCTTCTGGAGTACATGAAGCTCCCGATTCACGACGAGATCGTGTTCAGCGCACCGAAGGAGGACGCGCGAGACATTGCGCGCGAGTTCGAGCGTTGCATGACGATGGATCTCTTCGGCGTTCCGGTCACGGCGGAAGCGGAGCTTGGCGGGCGTTCCTGGGGCTCCCTGTACGGGGCCGACTTCTAAGCGGAACCGTCCGACGCTGCCCGCTGTTCGATAACGGGACAGTCACAGTTCAAGCCTACTAGCGTGAGTAGGTTGGCGCTCCATCTGACGGAGTACCTAAGCCCCGTTACCTGTATCGCGAAGGTAACGGGGCTCCGTGAATATGCCAGACCCGTACATCTGAAGGATGAGGCGACGTCACGCCTTCGATTTAGCTACAACCCGCGCAAGCTCGGCAGTGTCTCCCTGGGTACCACGTCGCCACCTAGTGACTACTCACGTGAGTAGTCACCTGTTACGTTCGTGTTGTTCGACGGACCGGAGCTGATCAGCCCCCGTCGGCAGAGTCGGTGACCTTCATCGGTTGCCCCCGCATGTTCGAACACATGCGGAACCCTGCCGTGACGCGCTGACGCCCCATGTCCGCACGCCCTAGGTCACCGACTCCCTTACCCGGAATCAAACGACCTAGGGAGTCACCCAGTGCTGTCTATCGCCACCATCAACGCCGCCCAGGACAACGACCTTGCCGCCCTTGCGGACGTCATCAAGGCCACGGAGTCCCGCGTAGAAGTCCTTGCGGGCAAGGCAGCGCGCCGGATGGCTCCGCACCGTGGTCCCCGCTTCGCTGACTACCGGGACGAATTCATTCAGGTGGGCCGCATTGCCGTCTGGGAAGCCCTGGCACGCTTCACCGACACCACGGTTGAGTCGTTCGAGCGATACGTCTACTCGACCATTGAAGGCACCCTGAAGGACGCGGTACGGGCTCAGCGCAACGGGAACGCCGGAGCCGACGAGAACGCCGTGAAGACCTTCGCCGCGATGCTCGAAGCCGCTGACGGAGACACGTACGAAGCTGCGAAGCTCGCCCAGACCCTCCCCCCGAAGGGCAAGCGCCTGAGCGCCGACCGTGCCGAAGCCGCCCGCATGGCGTGGCAGGGTGCCGTTTCGCTCGACCGGAAGGTGACGACCGGCGGCGTTGACGACGGAGAAAGCACGCTTGCCGACACGCTGAACCTTGCCGTTGAAATGGAAGACCTTGACGACGAAGTTCGCCCGAAGGTTGGTCGGGGCGCGCTGATCGAAGCCGCTCACGTGCTCGCCCGCTACGTTCCGATGCCTGCCGACGCCGACACCCGAGAAACCTTCTGTGACGCCCTTGAGGCGGCATCCACGGGCTTCACGACCCCGGCGGACGTTGACGCGCTCGAAGACGCCGTGAAGGTCCCCAGTGACCCGACTGAGCGCCGCTACGTGCTCGACGCCATGGCGGTCATCCGTTCCGCTGTCTCGACGGCAACGGAAGGCGCACTGACCGAAGACCTTCGGAACGTGTCTGACGACCGGATGGCGGACAGTGCCGAGAAGCACGGGCGGGTTAACGACTGTCTTGACTCCCTGGGGCAGGCTCAGCGCGACGTGTTGCGCCACTCCTTCGGCATCAAGGGTGTCACTGATTACGGCTGGGGCGACGGATGCGACATGGACGGCATCAGTGAGGCGCTGGGCATGACGCGGCAGAACGTCATGGGGAACCGCTCGAAGGGCCGTAAGGCATTCGCGAAGCGCTACGCCGCTGCGGTCAGCCTGTTCGACGTCGAGCACGCCCAGGCGCTCACCGAAGCCGCTGCCGCCATGACGACGTTTGCCGGACGCAAGTAGCCACCCAGGGGCGGAGCCAACGACCGGTTCCGCCCCTAGTCACCGACTCCCTTACTGGCAAACGAGAGACACGAACGAACGGAGAAGCACAGTGCAGACCTTCGCACTCACCAGCGGCCACACGGTCAACGTCGCACGGTCCGGCCGGCGGAACATGATCGAGTTCGTCACGCGCAACCCGGAAGGCGGCGTGATCAGCACTGTGCGCCGGACGTTCGCGGAATCGGTCCCGCTCATCAAGTCGCTTGCCTGCCGCACCCGCTGAAGGAGAAACACCCATGGCTCAGTTCGTGACCGACATGCTTCAGAACTTCTCACTCGTGTGCCTTTCGGTGGCGTTCGCCCTCAACGCCCGTCGCCGCTAGCACGAAGGGGCTCCGGCCCCGAACGCCCCGGTAGCTCAACGGCAGAGCGCGGATTGATCAACCGGGTTTGAGTGGGTTCGACTCCCACCCGGGGCACGCAAGAGCCAGCACACGACGAAGGAGAGAACGGCGTGAAGGTCTGGAGAGTTGGTCACAAGTCGGCGCTTGACAACGGCTTCCCATCCGGCCCGTACACCTGCAACGGCGTCTCAGGCGAGCACCATGAACGACTTTGGGGCATGTCGTGCGCTCACAGCTATTCAACGCACCCATCCCCCCAGGCTGACCCGTTGCTGCGGGACATCCGGTCGAACGAGCGCTGCGGGTTCGACTCACGCGAAGCGCTCAATGCGTGGTTCGACGGATGGGGCCACGTGCTAGCTGAATGCGACTTCGAAGTCTGGGCGTACGAAGTCCCCGACTGGGCGGTACGCGTCGGCAGGCACGGTCAAGCCGTCTTCGTCGCTGGGGAAGCCGTCGAGTTCAGCCGGCACGAATTCGCCCCTGAGCAACTGGAGCTATTCGCGTGACCCCTTACACGCTGGGCTTCCCGTTGAGTATGGCCGAATGGGAAACCCGCTTCTTTCTGAACGTCTTCACCAATCCCACTAAGGAGAGAAACACAATGCAGGTCACCAGCGAAACGAAGGCCGTCCTTAAGACCGAGGGAACCGGCCGCGTCATCGGCTTCGTGAAGTCGAACGAACCGGGCAAGATCAGCATTGCCGTACCGAATGACCGCGCTCTGATGATTCCGGCTCAGGCGCGTCAGCTTGCCGCATGGCTGGTCTCAGAGGCGGAAAAGGCGGAAAAGGTCATGACGACCGCCGCGCGCACGTCTGAGGGTTGGCGGACCGCTGAGGCGCGTCGACAGTCTGAGATCCGCGCGGCGCTCGACCGTGACCGTGTGGGTTACCGCCGTGCCTACTGAGCCGAAGTCGCCACGCAAGACAGCGTCACAGAAGCGCGCTGAGGGCATGGCGGAGCGACACGACGCGTGGAAGAGCGCACACGCGCTACTCCGGCCGCTCGACTGGGCTGAGGGGACGACGCCGCTCGACGTTCTGTCGCTCGCACAGTGGCTCTACGAAGACCCCACCTGACGACCTAGGGCCAGGCTACTCACGTGAGTAGCCTGGCCTGTTTGGAGAGTAGACGTGAGCTGTATCGAGTGTGGGCGCACGAACGTTCACAAGCTCGATTGCGGGCAACCTGCATCCAACCCGTTTCTGTCGCTCAGCCCGGCGGCAATCGACGTGCTTGACGACATGGTTGACGAGTGGGCCGACCTTGACCGACACGGCCAACTGAACGGCGGCTTCGGGTACGGGCCGAAGAAGACTGCGGCGCTGTCGCTCATCTACACCCTGGTACGCAACGCCCACAAGACACGCGTCGGGTACACCGA is a window from the Streptomyces sp. MMBL 11-1 genome containing:
- a CDS encoding recombination directionality factor, with translation MAKRSIWAGDEENKPKKRETYADDTVGRLHSGYSEKNEKGNLVPVALSEWRFSTGEKTVADAVAQLFGGTPVEDDESTSENFIDVFTSKDRIPVILEADGIDWDMKLWWNGKLKHHCDGFDFLSHKDEDMIGQPCGCPTLFDERKAAAKEGDAPNPAQTVTFQLADDPELGKFKFQTGSWTLFKVIHEAEDALERIGKGGPVLAYLELELVEYTPKKGPMRNKLVSYYKPVINVAKSFNDAVAD
- a CDS encoding HNH endonuclease, whose amino-acid sequence is MRRWSYRCAYCDARAEHLDHVHPLSKGGADAEHNMLPACAKCNLSKGAKTLAQWAESF
- a CDS encoding phage/plasmid primase, P4 family, whose product is MDFVSLLGRFKDVSEEPDGGYLAACPAHNDSRPSLRIWRGDDDKVRLSCRAGCKTERVKDAAGLAWADLFDVTGDGMTVPKEKPKMVGAGSVAALRMWLTSLPLGDGTYAADRFGINPTEAERLGLRFSAPYTGDRLDYDGPDFVSLSFARYPRLVVPLNGFDGVTRGAQGRDLSGKCPGRWLSLSNPEGQRWAPYGVFRGESGYGVILLTEGPGDALTAVSVGYDAVAVRGASLVNNPELVAELAEGLRGYQVIVCGDSDTAGQGFTLRLSEGLAAHGIDTYALNTQGDDLTDWRESNPAAFPSALHAAVKSARPVKDRVQVEAEHRKAEVAHRTGAVQVSSDQGTEAARILGELVNTYGEDADAMNAYALVAWTDGRIKYAPGLGYFVWDGTTWMKSATRVRQEIHAMGAALVLTGYTKEARGFTMTSKINNLLEELRSVPSVYVDAEEFDAKPYLLSFTNGVVDLRTGKLRAHDKADMLTVTLPIEYDPNAQAPRWEQFITEIFPGNADLVDYVQRLVGYGITGNTSEQCFAVLWGKGANGKSVFTETLTDVFGRITKTTPFATFEDKAGGGGIPNDLAALRGARLVMASEGESGKPMSEAVLKRVTGKDKVTARFLRQEFFTFSPTFLIMLATNHKPKFRSQDEGLWRRVKLIPFARYFAPEERDYDLDRKLRAEAAGIVAWAVRGAVEWYAKGLKDPVSISAATKEYRATSDALAGFFPGVLETADDSAVMPGADAYNAYRDWCEAEGLKSTEVWSRKAFYGAMEERNVSKMKTRSGIALVGVRVADAPVAATGPGIFAKD
- a CDS encoding DNA cytosine methyltransferase, whose product is MAILELCAGYGGLGIAVEALTGDKVTVVAEVHKAACEVMAYRFPDAPNIGDVQQARWEDLRGEVDTITAGFPCQDISNAGKREGIQGERSGIWFNIAEGIRVIRPRYVYLENVGAIRNRGQAAVLSSLSEIGYDAVWTAIRASDIGAPHERLRWFCVATPSDPNGF
- a CDS encoding DNA (cytosine-5-)-methyltransferase; protein product: MTAVAKLFPRDRADTLFKTPTANLGSNGSAQHPDKRKAGGHGPTLEDEVCFLLNVTPEDTLPDDGPHSPAEWWGPFARAVYRWETIRQTAAPVPIIRGPRGGVKLSPEFAEWLMGLDPGWVTAVPGLTHKEKLERIGNGVVPHQAFAAFRELKATLDARNGGA
- a CDS encoding DNA polymerase — encoded protein: MIHYGHKVNGEPITVFVPETDADLRAFMHWARNKPELALDTETTGLDIYAPNYRLRTVQFGTTHEAWVIHYELGGRFKEAADYVLKHCPRFLIHNAMFDWLVLDAHSGVTLESLAPRTVDTKIKATLIDPRQPQEGGIGTGLKPLSAFYVDPTAPDTQGDLTAVFRSLGLTKATGFAGIDLRHPTYNLYAGLDVIYTARLNPALDAEHKRLSIRPTLLEYEHEIAYMCAVMQRAGLVLDLEYVDTLRRMLREEEEKYAYIAASWGVDSVNSGAQVSEALLAMGETLTQTTDGGALKVDKAVLLPLADLDRDWDRIGARAPNPLAEAVLRAKRAGKWVTSYADKFANNHDANGRIHPTFNTLQARTGRMSISGDFAAQTLPSSDWMIRRAILGDEENHIVGSVDFQAIEMRVLAALADVKRMKAGFCDPDPDPALYPDGFDIHMYTARLIKGAAATGRDRKVFKGAGFGKVYGGGVATIARQTGATEAEIARAVAEYDRVFPEIKRASSRWQREARNTGLVTVSVTGRRLPLDRHRTYAVVNYQCQSAARDVLGQAMLNMRDAGLLEYMKLPIHDEIVFSAPKEDARDIAREFERCMTMDLFGVPVTAEAELGGRSWGSLYGADF
- a CDS encoding sigma-70 family RNA polymerase sigma factor yields the protein MLSIATINAAQDNDLAALADVIKATESRVEVLAGKAARRMAPHRGPRFADYRDEFIQVGRIAVWEALARFTDTTVESFERYVYSTIEGTLKDAVRAQRNGNAGADENAVKTFAAMLEAADGDTYEAAKLAQTLPPKGKRLSADRAEAARMAWQGAVSLDRKVTTGGVDDGESTLADTLNLAVEMEDLDDEVRPKVGRGALIEAAHVLARYVPMPADADTRETFCDALEAASTGFTTPADVDALEDAVKVPSDPTERRYVLDAMAVIRSAVSTATEGALTEDLRNVSDDRMADSAEKHGRVNDCLDSLGQAQRDVLRHSFGIKGVTDYGWGDGCDMDGISEALGMTRQNVMGNRSKGRKAFAKRYAAAVSLFDVEHAQALTEAAAAMTTFAGRK